A genomic window from Elusimicrobiota bacterium includes:
- a CDS encoding ubiquinol-cytochrome c reductase iron-sulfur subunit: MSETNPAPDSTPKAPASPAAPVAAAPAAPVKPAKPISRGDFLWAGWSMLAAFFAASAAAGARFMFPNVIYEPSQKFNAGQASGYDLGVSTKWLNEQRVWIVRTPSGFYAMWARCTHLGCTPNWWGDQNRFKCPCHGSNYTLDGDVIAGPAPMPLWRTKVELAPTGDLIVDKAVLENKPGKRENAPYFANYASA; the protein is encoded by the coding sequence ATGAGCGAAACGAATCCGGCTCCCGACTCGACTCCCAAGGCGCCCGCCTCGCCCGCCGCGCCCGTCGCCGCGGCCCCCGCCGCGCCCGTCAAGCCCGCTAAGCCGATCTCCCGCGGGGACTTCCTCTGGGCCGGCTGGAGCATGCTCGCCGCCTTCTTCGCCGCCTCCGCGGCCGCCGGCGCGCGCTTCATGTTCCCGAACGTGATCTACGAGCCGTCGCAGAAGTTCAACGCCGGCCAGGCGTCGGGCTACGACCTCGGCGTCTCGACGAAGTGGCTCAACGAGCAGCGCGTCTGGATCGTGCGCACGCCGTCGGGCTTCTACGCGATGTGGGCGCGCTGCACCCACCTCGGCTGCACGCCGAACTGGTGGGGCGACCAGAACCGCTTCAAGTGCCCGTGCCACGGCTCCAACTACACCCTCGACGGCGACGTGATCGCCGGCCCCGCGCCGATGCCGCTGTGGCGCACGAAGGTGGAGCTGGCCCCGACCGGCGACCTGATCGTGGACAAGGCCGTCTTGGAGAACAAGCCCGGCAAGCGCGAGAACGCGCCCTACTTCGCGAACTACGCGTCCGCCTGA